The sequence tcaaaacGGAAATAAAATAGGTTTGTCTGGTAGAGGCATataggtatcaaaagtcttcattaaggttgaagcaactcttaggctgtaaaaagGACGTCATCTTATGGAATCATGTGCGTAGAATCTTGCATGgtttaagaggcgtaaggaacacgatatAGCTGAATTGTTTGGAAGGataattcagtctcaactatattccattcCAAAGTCTTATTGTAGGCTAGTGTCACTGGCGGTTTagtatagtttggtgttcaaagattgacaaggtcccgaggtttttcagcCAGTacagtttttctcgttaacaaaattctggtgttttgtgtttttactcattatattgtttatctttataatatgaataacacaagtagtacgttaTCAATCTAAATAGTTTAGTTCCTATTATTTGGGATCAAAATAATatttgttcttgttgaattcatatcttgaaagatagattgcgAATTTAATACTTGTTAGAATTCGGATACGCCTAGATTgatattgaatattgatttttgagatcgtccaagaactcttctacacaatcacGTACATGGACCTTTGgtctatacatattgattgtggaagagaaagagaaaaactttaTATACAATATTCTTCAAGGATTTTTGCTTTGAgctacttgtgattgtattaagtctTGTCCATACAGGTTACCGAACgcaaaatttggtggtgtacttggtaccctctccttttcagtaaTGTCAACTGTAGGTATCTCATATTTATCTCATGGTCCACTCTAATTTGTGGCCGGTGTCATAGGCGTCAAAATATTTTAAGTTCTTTTACTTCACTAGATATGGGTTAAGCACCATAGTAAGATCCAGTTTGTTCACACAATGAGATATGGAGTTGTTATTATttggacaacttatgtaaacaaGGGGTCTTAGTTGAGTTTAAACTAAAAATATGGAAAACAAGCAATTCATATGGGAAAGtaaaatattataaaaagaaTCGGAGAAGAattttcgttttaaggaaaccgCCGTCCATCACTACACATGTTACTCttttttgaaaataaggatatatatatattactGCAGACAAAGTTAATCTGCAGATTCAGTCTCCTTTGGAACTGACTCGGTTTGAGTCGTCCGTCTAATGGCTGAATCTATATGATTAACCTCTACTGATAAGGATACAAAGCTGAAATTAGTATTACAGATATCATAAGCTTTGACAGTGTCAAAAGCTATTGTTGTAATTAAAAACATAGGTGCATCATGAAACCAAGAAAGCATTTGAACTTCGTTTCTTCCTTTTCTTGCCAAGAAATCAATTACTTTGTTTGCTCTTCTGTCcacaaattgaaaatccccaaaggATACGAGTTGTTTTTACATCTTCTTAACTTCCTCTAGAATTGCTACACATTTTTATTGGATTGTTGTTTCCCTGCTTTCTAAGTACTTAATAATTGCTTGGTTGTCTCCTTCTATGACAAGATTTTGCAGATTGTTTGTGATGGCCCAACTTGTTGTTTGTAGCAAGGCTATAACTTCTGCTTCTTCAGCCGAGGAAGTCCTGCAACTCCCCATTCCTGCTCCGTTGAACGTACATGTCCAATTGCGCATGATGAAGCCAAAACCAGCATCAGTCTTAGCAGATATCCAAGATGCATCACAATTAAACTACACATGTTACTCAATCAAGCACTAAAGCCATCATTCATTCTCTCGTGGTATCAACAATCATAAAATATGCCCACTTGTTGAAATATTTCATTTTGCCTCCTAATATAAACACATACTGCAATGGTTAGTATATGAATTCTTTTCCGCCAAATAACTTAGGGCTATCGCTAATGGATTCAACTTGAGGAAATAACTTTTTACGAGAGAAGTTATTCATAGGAAGTACAACTCAAAATCGTGAAATACTCAACCCACGGTTAAGTTCTACTTATGACTTCCTTCCGGATTCACACCGCTAATGATTACAAAATGCTACTTGTTATCAAGGTTCCTGACAACATTACCTAAGAATCTTAACTAGCTACAGATATATTATCAAGCCTATTTACAGTCCAGCTCAAACAAACAAGAAAATGATTATATGAACACAACCACATAGTTGGCAAAACATGGACGACAAATTAGAGAATAAATAACAAAGTCTGCGCTAATTAAACAACATGACCAATGAGAAAACTAGTTAATCACGTACTTCTCTAAatgcataaaaataaaaaatctatagaaaataatacaagaaaaatattTCAAATCATTTTTCTAAATCATGATCTAAGTAGAAAAACCTCCCATAATCACCACCCTAACTCCCTCTTCTCCTCCGTCAAAAAGTGTCTAACTTGTATCCAACGACGTCCCTataatagcgcgtttggatacacatccagaaataaCTTTTGACTTCTGGAAATCAAAAAGCAAGAAGTCAGGTTGGGTGTAGAATTTCAGAACAACTTTTAGAAGTAGAAAAAtcgactttttgtgaagcaaaatacctggacttctgacttctgcttttggagaagcagaagtcagaagcagaaTTATATCCAAACGCGCCTATTAAATAGTATCAAGTGTTGATGTGCCCCAACATCAAATCCTCTGTCAAGTTTGCGTTAAAGAGTAAAACATTCCCCGCTTCATCATATAGCTTGTCAGTTTGCTGGAACTGACAAACGAATTTCGCTGCTTGGGCTTTCATGGATGCGGAACAATCCCAGTTGCATCTATTCTCGATTGTTAAGGTCGGGTACCAGTTTTACTAGGCTGGTACGATCCATTCAAAACAACACAAATGAAGAAATCCATATATGGTCACTTTCAAAATCTTAAAAGTAAGTGCGATGAAATGAAGGAAAACTTAAATTGTTCTGTGAATTTTCCTACTCAAATGTTGCTGATACAGGTAATAATGAAATAACAACTCTAGAGAATCGACTAGAGCCATGAAAGCAAGTCGTCCCTCCCTTAGCATGAGTCAATGTGTCCAGTGCTGTTGCATATAACCCCCGCAGCCCCGCTAAACAAAGAAGAACTTGTTAGGATAAAACAACCTGCTCCTATTATTATTTACAAAATTGTGGTAACCTTAGTGTATGTGGTTATGTCAATGACCCATTGTTCCATTCGTCTGCTACTGGTTAATATTTTGAGTTCTGACGGATCACCTACTGCTTAAATATTCAAGTGTGGAGTGCGACTGTCTTAAGAGGAACAAAATCATGTTAATCCTGCTTAAATAAAATCAAGTGTGGAGTGCGCCTGTTGATACTTGGTTATTTTCAGCGTTAATGATGATTAAGTAACTGTTAACAAAATTAAAACAGACCATAgactatgcttcaaaaaaaaataaaaaaattcaggACAGATCATAGGTGCACGCGTGCAACTCGTATTGAGGTTGCCATAGGCCTTCAAGCTGAACCCCAAAGTTACCTGAGAGGCGCTCAAACTGACCCCATAACAGACTCCCCAAGGACGATTTTGCAGGCCTTTCCTCTCCGCCCCGACTGCAAGTACTACTGCTTCTATTATTCTGGGAGTTGGAACCATTGCTGGACCATTCTGCTGGAATTGATTTATTAACCTCTAAAACTGTCGCTCCAATCTCACTTCTGACCAGCTCCATGGTCTTAGGGTCTGCATTTTTTCCTGTATATGCATCTGTAACGTAGAATGACCCAATTGCCTTCTCGCCAAGTGTACTAATTTCTGCCCTTGACACGGACAAGCCATGCTCTCGGAACACCCTAGTAATGTCTGATAGCAAACCCACTCTGTTCTTAGTGCACACATCTAACTTCACCCCATGGGAAACCCTGCGTTCCGCAGCTTCTATCAAGGACTGCATGACCCTTTGTCTCTCCTTCTCTGAATCCAAAGTGCAGCCATCTCTCCGCCTGATATAGTACTCCTGGACAGCAAGGGAGTCTCTGGAGCTTATAGCAGCATGAAACACCACGTACCCCAAATCTGTCGAAGTGCATACAGTGTCGAATAACAGCTTTGGCCGGTCTTTACATCTCACATTCACCACTGTGTACCCTTTCTCTTTGCAGTTCTCTATACACACTTCTGTCACTATATTATTACTGCCGCTAcgcctcctcttaccactgtcaTTCCCATCTTTGCTGCAGCTGATCTCATGGTGCATATCTGCTTGCATCAGTTGATGTAATCGACGTCCAGTGTGTACCCTTTCTGAAGGCGGACCCTCTACCAACCTCATTATTCTTCTCTCACCCTTGCAATGATGGGCACCTACAACAATCGCAAGTTGTTCTTCCAGACGGAGCAATCTTTCGGCACTTGTTATGGGTCCACCTCCGTTTGATTCATCCTCTATGTACAATACACTTGCTGCGCGCTTATTGTGAGTCCAGACAACGGCAGCAGCCACATTGCAGCGAAGCTCAGCCAGTACAGCAGAGATTTCAGACAGTAAGCCAGGTTTATCTATTGCCGTCAATTCAAACGCAGTGTAATCTGTTGATGCATGCAGTGATCTCATTATACTTCCTATGCACGTTCTGTTGGAGGTTACCTCATTCACTTCTGTTTTATCTCCCCTCCTTCCGCCACATAACGACTGCTGGATGTACTGGATGAGGGTATCGTCAGTTAGTTTGTGCCCAAGTTGGTCCGTCACATGGAACACGTCCATACACCAACCTCCATCAGAGGAGATGTATGATTTGGAGATCAGGAGATCAAGATCCGTGAGCACTTGAACCATCTCTACCAGTATCTCGTGTTTGTTTGCTGTCTACTTTCACAAGTGTACAATCTGTACATGTTTCATTATCTACGCAAACTCTTGGAGGATGTATTCTCTCAATCAAAGATTCATAGTCTGGATCAAAATATGGCTTACATCCAGTAGCCATACCTAGCTATAATAATACGCTTCTTCACCGCAATCAATCGTAGTCCAGCAATGTGCATACTCACCTTGCAGCAATACAAACTTTTCATTCAAAATCAGAATCAGAAAATATACaaccatggattttttttttctcccacCTCCCAGAATTCACTCTATGTTCAAACCAAAGTGTTATTATTGACTCCTAGTTACAGATTTATATACTTCTGAAATCGGCTCAGAGAAACACAAGTCCTGATATAACTAGAAATAGGAATCCTAGAGGATAACAGGACTGCCTAGAAATAGAAGTCCTAATACAACTAGATAAAGGAATCATAACTGGATTTTAAGTTGATTTCCTGAAGAGCAAGGTCGTTGCCTTTTGTAACTTAAAGAAAGTACTCAGAATTACAGCAACTGCTTCAAAGCCCACTAAATCTTACAAGAAACTCCCACAGGCCGAACAATTATCACATCCCACGGATAACGTTAAGTCTCAAGTTATAAACAAGGGACAAAACGCAGTAGTAAGAAGTCAGAACACCTAACTTTTACATACCAGTCAACATGACACAGATTAATGAAAATTCCAGAACGCCAAAGAAGTAAAAAGAGagacaaataaaaaaaagagatccAACATTTAAAAACTTAGCTACATTTAAGTAGTTCACATAATGACATACCAATTACCATCCTTTGAATACACAATTAGTCTGAAAGAAACTACACTAGAGCTCAAAAAAGTACATCCTAGAACTAAAGCTGACAAAATCCTCTTGTAAAGTTTAAGATCCAATTCAGATGACAATATAACCAATTTGTAGAATCAACGATTGGCCTTGGCAACACGTTCAATCTCATCCTTTTTCTTGATTGCGTAACTGTGAAGGAAGATAATTACACGTTAGTTAGCTACTATTGTATCTTGAAAGTATTTACACAGTACTAAAAATAGAAATTAAGGCCCTACTACAAACGACAGAGCGACAAACAAAACCTGTCAAACAAAGGCTCTTAAGATATCTGTCACTTGGATTTGATGtacaagaaaaaatagaaagGTTTTGACGTACAGGGAAaactagaaaacaaaacaatCTCAGACCTGTTAGAGGAACCCTTAGCTGCATTGATGAGCTCATCAGCAAGGCACTCGGCGATTGTCTTGACATTCCTAAATGCACTCTCTCTAGCACCAGTGGTGAGAAGGTATATTGCCTGGTTGACTCTCCTCAATGGGGAAATATCAACAGCTTGACGCCTTACAACTCCAGCGGAACCAATCCTTGTTGCATCTTCTCTTGGTCCACTGGTATAAAAGAGTATAGAAAAATATTAGAAAAATTCCATATGAAGGAAGCATACATAATCGAGATCCGTTTATAGTAAAATTTGACTTTACAAACTAAGAATCTCACAAAATCCTACGAAAATATGCCTAAGAGCACAAGATAAGACCCATTGAGTTTTGTTTAATTACAAGCCTATGTAATAAGCCAGATACTTGCTTTCAAACTAAAAGTAAGGTAGTAAAGATTGCAAACGCACAATTGCCAAGCATACTAAACCAAATTTGAGCAGTTTATTTTGATTGGAGAACTAAATAAAAACTCACACCAAAAGGCATGACATATATAAACCTACATAAGACAAGTATATGAAAATTTTGTACAGTAACATGACAAGACAACAATTTGGACAGACAGTTTAGCAGATATACCTGTTGATAACAGCATCAACAATGATTTGGATAGGGTTAGCATCAGTCAAAAGATGAATGATGTCCATAGCATGCTTGATGATACGAACAGCCATAAGCTTCTTTCCATTGTTACGGCCGTGCATCATAAGAGAGTTTGTCAATCTTTCAATAATAGGACACTGAGCCTTACGGAACCTTTTGGCAGAGTATCTCCCAGCAGTGTGAGGAACATAGGTAGCATGTCTAGATGCACTTACTCCAATGTAATCTGCAAGTGATATGTCACCAAcctggaaaaaaaatcaattaaaacaaatcaaatcacaaaCAAATCTACTAATGTTCGTATGAAACTATGCATCTTCATTACAAACAGAGCTCCACAGATGTCATATTGTGCATTATTGCAATATCTTCATAAGTACTAGTTATTCAGCTAAAAAATTTAAAACCTATTATTAACTACGCAAGAATCACCCAATCCAGAGGTCTGGCAATAAAATAATAGTTACCAAGTAATATAGGCAAAATCTACAGTTCAGTTTTAACTTCGATGCAGCAAAATCAAACCCAGAGATCAATACACAAATTGAAACTAAAAAGATCAATCAATTCCTACAAATGAAAAGCAGAACATACCCAATCATCCAAAAACAATCCTTTTAAACTCAAAAAATCAATTAAATCTAAAGAGTTACGAAAACAGAATAATGAGCTACCTCAATATCATCGAAAGTCCATTTGTTGAAAAGCTTAACGTCAAGGTTTGGGGCTACAGCCTGAGCTACTTCTACTTCCGCCATGATGTTGTTGCAGGGTGAAGGGAAAACCTAAACTAGATGAAAATGGGTGCCGCGGAGAGTCGAAGAGAGAAAACCTAGTTATGTTGGAGATTGAAATACAGAGTCAGTTTTAGGGTTTCTTGAGTTGGATTTATATGGACTTTATTGCCCATGACAATATTTGGTATGATAACACCTCGTTTACACTTAACTATGGCCATGTATGTTCGTTCTACGGCCATGTATGTTCAAATGGCCCTCACAGTATGACAATTGAGATTCCATAACACTAGGCGGTGTTAAAGGAGAAatatggagaagaaaaaaaatcttactCATTAGATATGAATGTAGAGTTACATGGGAATAAGCCTTTATAGGCTAGGGTGTAAACCACGGTTATATATAGATGGGTCGCATACTTGGACCAAAGGccctacaatatttctccttgTGCGGTCCGGTAATAGTGTTTCAGATATAATTCTTCAGATCTAATTTCTCTCCTCGATGACCACTGTATTTAagtcaattgcctcattaaaacctcgcCAGGAAaatccagagggacaaaacctgaactaaggaaaaagagtgcaGCATCGCGAAAACTTTGAATAGTGTTGGACTCGcttatgttgcctcgttaaaacctttacAAGGGAAAAACCCAGTGTGATAAAACCttaacgaagggaaaagagtacaacgcgacaAGTCCATAAATATGCCTAATCTGAATACCTATACATAGCATTCTTTCTATGTTTTATAGGTGATTGATGAAACCCAATATTGATACGCAATAGTAGTATCAGTACTACTAGTTGACTTGTGCCGAAAACTAATGTGGTATAATCCTTGCTTCGTTGTGTTGATTCTGAAAGTGGTTTCACCTGACAACTATcgagtttcatttctttgattctgaTATTGTACAG comes from Papaver somniferum cultivar HN1 chromosome 7, ASM357369v1, whole genome shotgun sequence and encodes:
- the LOC113296733 gene encoding 40S ribosomal protein S5-like, with product MAEVEVAQAVAPNLDVKLFNKWTFDDIEVGDISLADYIGVSASRHATYVPHTAGRYSAKRFRKAQCPIIERLTNSLMMHGRNNGKKLMAVRIIKHAMDIIHLLTDANPIQIIVDAVINSGPREDATRIGSAGVVRRQAVDISPLRRVNQAIYLLTTGARESAFRNVKTIAECLADELINAAKGSSNSYAIKKKDEIERVAKANR